The proteins below are encoded in one region of Sedimentibacter sp. zth1:
- a CDS encoding 16S rRNA (uracil(1498)-N(3))-methyltransferase: MFRYFTNESKIINQIVNIKGTDAKHLKNTLRAEIGQEVAIVTEEAEYVYNILDFINDEIVCKFNHKTDINNESNIHITLVQGLPKQAKMEDIIQQNVEVGVKSFIPLITERCVVKLNDKSRELKKLERWRKVAHESSKQSKRNIVPNVFDVMTLKELIAKIKDENAQIIVPYELEGNKTLKEALTSGKDKYYIIIGPEGGFDENEIAKLQEIGADIVTLGKRILRTETAGIVASSIILFANNEMGR; this comes from the coding sequence ATGTTTAGATATTTTACTAATGAAAGCAAAATAATTAATCAGATAGTTAATATAAAAGGTACTGATGCAAAACATCTTAAAAATACTTTGCGTGCTGAAATTGGTCAAGAGGTTGCCATTGTTACAGAAGAAGCTGAATATGTTTATAATATATTGGATTTTATTAATGACGAAATTGTATGTAAATTTAATCATAAAACAGATATAAATAATGAATCAAATATTCATATTACTTTAGTACAGGGCTTGCCTAAACAAGCTAAGATGGAAGATATCATACAGCAAAATGTAGAGGTTGGTGTAAAAAGCTTTATTCCCTTAATTACTGAGAGATGTGTTGTGAAATTAAATGATAAATCTAGAGAATTAAAGAAACTAGAAAGATGGAGAAAGGTAGCGCATGAATCTTCCAAACAAAGTAAAAGAAATATAGTTCCTAATGTATTTGATGTTATGACTTTGAAAGAATTAATTGCTAAAATAAAGGACGAGAATGCTCAAATTATAGTTCCATATGAGTTAGAAGGTAATAAGACGTTAAAAGAAGCATTAACATCAGGAAAAGACAAATATTACATTATAATAGGTCCTGAAGGCGGATTTGATGAAAATGAGATAGCTAAGCTTCAAGAGATCGGAGCAGATATTGTAACTCTTGGTAAGAGAATTTTAAGAACTGAAACAGCAGGTATAGTTGCATCATCAATTATATTATTCGCTAATAATGAAATGGGAAGATAA
- the prmA gene encoding 50S ribosomal protein L11 methyltransferase, translating to MKFNEIIIETTSQGLEILNAILLKLDITEVIIEDASVFEEFLESKTMNWDYYDESLNNMKNCPSRVKLYLNEDEQGEKQLLALKSEIDNLKNDSFGIDMGSLNLQMNTVNDEDWANNWKQFFKPFEVGKHIIIKPTWETVENDTDRVVLEIDPGASFGTGQHFTTQLCIEQIEKYIKKDMKILDMGCGSGILSIASILLGAKNVVGVDIDENAVRIARENALVNGIHEDKFTTYCGNVIEDERLQDTIGYNQYDMIAVNIIADIIIAMSDSFPKFLKQGGILVTSGIIEKYVDKVKETLKNIGFEILETRQKEDWVSITALYK from the coding sequence ATGAAATTTAATGAGATTATTATAGAAACAACATCGCAAGGTTTAGAAATACTAAATGCTATTTTATTAAAGCTTGATATTACTGAAGTAATTATTGAAGATGCTAGTGTATTTGAAGAGTTTTTAGAAAGTAAAACTATGAATTGGGATTATTATGATGAAAGTTTAAATAATATGAAAAATTGTCCTAGTAGAGTTAAATTATACTTGAATGAAGATGAACAAGGTGAAAAACAACTTTTAGCCTTGAAAAGTGAAATAGATAATTTAAAAAATGATAGTTTTGGTATTGATATGGGAAGTTTAAATCTTCAGATGAATACCGTAAATGATGAAGATTGGGCAAATAATTGGAAACAGTTTTTCAAGCCTTTTGAGGTTGGTAAGCATATTATTATTAAACCAACTTGGGAAACTGTTGAAAACGATACAGATAGAGTAGTGTTGGAAATTGACCCTGGAGCAAGCTTTGGTACAGGACAGCATTTTACGACTCAGTTATGTATTGAACAAATTGAAAAATACATCAAAAAAGATATGAAAATCTTAGATATGGGTTGTGGAAGCGGAATACTTTCCATTGCTTCAATTTTATTGGGAGCAAAAAATGTTGTTGGTGTAGACATTGATGAAAATGCAGTTAGAATAGCTAGGGAAAATGCACTTGTAAATGGAATTCATGAAGATAAATTTACAACATACTGTGGTAATGTAATTGAGGATGAAAGACTACAAGATACTATAGGATACAATCAATATGACATGATTGCTGTAAATATCATTGCAGATATTATTATAGCAATGAGCGATAGCTTTCCAAAATTTTTAAAACAAGGCGGTATTTTGGTTACATCTGGTATAATAGAAAAATATGTAGACAAAGTTAAAGAAACACTTAAAAATATTGGTTTTGAAATTCTTGAAACTAGACAGAAAGAAGACTGGGTGTCTATTACTGCACTATACAAATAG
- a CDS encoding calcium/sodium antiporter: protein MEIFIVILLFVLGIILILKGGDYFVDAATWIAEVSGIPKFIVGATVVSLATTLPELIVSAMAAVDGKVGMAIGNAIGSVTCNTGLVMGISIVCIPAVVKRKSFAFKGILMIVSCLSLLLLSLSGELKLGGSLVLLAMFFIFIIENVKSAKSEISNEKHMIYGKKDIVINALKFIGGAAGIVIGARLLVDNGSELARIIGISESVIGLTVIAIGTSLPELITTIISIVKKQGSLGLGNILGANIIDVTIILPVCALLSGGSLPIAKQTFMIDIPVCFAVMGIFVIPTLFKEKLHRVQGIIMIAVYIAYIIAISFII from the coding sequence ATGGAAATTTTTATTGTAATACTTTTATTTGTTTTAGGTATTATACTAATTTTAAAAGGTGGAGATTACTTTGTTGACGCAGCTACTTGGATTGCGGAAGTTTCGGGTATTCCAAAGTTTATAGTTGGTGCTACAGTCGTAAGTTTAGCCACAACTCTTCCAGAATTAATTGTATCCGCTATGGCTGCAGTTGATGGAAAAGTAGGAATGGCTATAGGAAATGCAATTGGCTCTGTTACATGCAATACAGGCTTAGTTATGGGTATCTCAATAGTTTGTATACCGGCAGTTGTTAAAAGAAAAAGTTTTGCTTTTAAAGGTATTTTGATGATTGTATCTTGTTTATCATTGTTATTACTATCGCTTAGTGGTGAATTGAAATTAGGCGGAAGTCTTGTTTTATTAGCAATGTTTTTTATATTTATCATAGAAAATGTAAAATCAGCTAAATCTGAAATATCGAATGAAAAACATATGATTTATGGTAAAAAAGATATTGTAATTAATGCTTTAAAATTTATTGGTGGTGCAGCAGGTATTGTTATTGGCGCAAGATTACTCGTAGATAATGGTAGTGAACTTGCTAGAATTATAGGAATATCTGAAAGTGTAATTGGTTTAACAGTTATTGCAATTGGAACTTCATTGCCAGAATTGATTACAACAATTATTTCTATTGTTAAAAAGCAAGGTTCTTTAGGATTAGGTAATATTTTAGGTGCAAATATAATTGATGTTACAATTATTTTACCAGTGTGTGCTTTGTTATCAGGTGGTTCTTTACCAATTGCTAAACAAACATTTATGATTGACATACCTGTTTGCTTCGCAGTGATGGGTATATTTGTTATTCCAACATTGTTTAAAGAAAAATTACACCGAGTTCAAGGAATTATAATGATTGCTGTTTACATAGCTTATATTATAGCTATATCATTTATTATATAA
- a CDS encoding HAD family hydrolase, producing MKTKMIVMDLDRTLLRTDKTISDYSLKILNRCKRNGIKLVIATARPYRATIEYAKQIGCNDIICLNGALITIDGKVLEKNTISNKITFDLIQKIINIYPDCKLSVESDDIIFSNFDIENVFGTVTNNIITDFKEFSLEADKILLTVENDVELQKIINLLPSNLYGKIAAGYLFQILSNQATKLNGIKTLAEYYNISLDEIAAFGDDNDDEEMVKYCGYGVAVENAINNVLNSAKYIAENNDNDGVCKFIDLNILCE from the coding sequence ATGAAAACTAAAATGATAGTTATGGATTTAGACAGAACTCTCCTGAGAACAGATAAAACAATTTCAGATTATTCATTAAAAATTTTAAATAGATGTAAGCGTAATGGTATAAAACTCGTAATTGCAACTGCAAGACCATATAGAGCAACAATTGAGTATGCTAAACAAATTGGTTGCAATGATATAATTTGTTTAAATGGTGCGCTAATTACAATAGATGGGAAAGTGTTAGAAAAAAACACAATTAGTAATAAGATAACTTTTGATTTAATCCAAAAAATAATAAATATATATCCAGACTGTAAATTATCAGTTGAGTCAGATGACATAATATTTTCTAATTTTGATATAGAAAATGTATTCGGAACAGTTACCAACAACATAATTACTGATTTTAAAGAATTTAGCCTTGAGGCAGACAAAATATTGCTTACTGTTGAAAATGACGTGGAACTGCAAAAAATAATCAACCTTTTGCCTTCAAATTTATATGGAAAAATTGCAGCAGGTTATTTATTTCAAATATTGTCTAATCAAGCTACCAAGCTAAATGGTATAAAAACATTAGCAGAATATTATAATATTTCATTAGATGAAATAGCTGCATTTGGCGATGATAATGACGATGAAGAAATGGTTAAATATTGCGGATATGGTGTAGCTGTTGAAAACGCAATTAATAACGTGTTGAATTCAGCTAAATATATTGCAGAAAACAATGACAATGATGGCGTATGTAAATTTATTGATTTAAACATATTATGTGAATAA
- a CDS encoding pyridoxamine kinase, which produces MKNIVPTIAAIHDISGYGRCSTTVALPILSALGCQVCPLPTAILSNHTGYKDFFFFDYTDYLEEYYKHWEINNFKFDCMYSGFLGSQKQIEIITDIIERMKKNNNTLIVVDPVMGDHGEVYSTYTKELIEKMNELVKHADIITPNLTEVCILLNIKYESTNLSIETLKDYLYKLSTIGPNTVLITGVKTVDNEFVNVCYDKKENKYYKIPYENIDIKYPGTGDLFTSLFVGYLFKGLKLPEAIEKASKFVTLAVKTTSKYDVDINNGVLFELIMKDLFNENNIYNYLVI; this is translated from the coding sequence ATGAAAAATATTGTACCTACAATTGCAGCAATTCATGATATTTCAGGTTATGGTAGATGTTCTACAACTGTTGCTTTACCTATTTTATCTGCTCTTGGTTGCCAAGTATGTCCTTTACCTACTGCAATACTTAGTAATCATACAGGATATAAGGATTTTTTCTTTTTTGACTATACTGATTATTTAGAAGAATATTATAAACATTGGGAAATCAATAATTTCAAATTTGATTGTATGTATAGTGGATTTCTAGGCTCTCAAAAACAAATTGAAATTATAACAGATATAATTGAAAGAATGAAAAAAAATAATAATACCTTGATTGTTGTTGATCCTGTTATGGGTGACCATGGCGAGGTCTATTCTACATATACAAAAGAATTAATAGAAAAAATGAATGAGCTTGTAAAACATGCTGATATAATAACTCCAAATTTGACTGAGGTATGTATTTTGCTCAATATCAAATATGAATCAACTAATTTATCGATTGAAACATTAAAGGACTATTTGTATAAATTGAGCACTATCGGCCCAAATACGGTGCTTATAACAGGTGTAAAAACTGTAGACAATGAGTTTGTAAATGTATGCTATGATAAAAAAGAAAATAAATATTACAAAATACCTTATGAAAATATTGATATTAAATATCCTGGAACAGGAGATTTATTTACCTCATTATTTGTTGGATATTTGTTTAAGGGATTAAAATTACCCGAAGCTATAGAAAAAGCTTCAAAATTTGTTACATTGGCTGTTAAAACTACTTCAAAATATGATGTAGATATAAACAATGGTGTATTGTTTGAGCTAATAATGAAAGATTTGTTTAATGAAAATAATATTTATAATTATTTAGTAATTTAA
- a CDS encoding S-layer homology domain-containing protein: MKLIIKIIGFFLTITILSGILNIYADEKTITEKTVVILQINNEESTKEFCTLGDAINYINEKDNIDNAIISIIRDCYVDETLKVNPYKNIQVVAKGNRKIYRQINKDTQNTVFWGALFETEKFSTLTFGKIGGMGDGNALVIDGGAEWDDSNLSVNNSIKSEEALIKLSHGIINLYDGVKIQNNHNVTSYGGAIYVQNGILNMYGGSIENNCSSFGGAIFIDNGDLNLFGGKIISNKSIKLGNVFVKFGASLAIKGKISIIDNIDNENVYLENTYINIVGKIDGTIGISSSKRTLSTLLVYAKDEQYLDIEKFIYDSDLESYGIYVFNDNTIRIGAKTKIFFDMPTLNIFEYNEKVPNISYYIKEYSELSGKIINLPKCEVNFYERDGNIIGKKLENAPLQVGDYYVEIIYKGSTLFGYSPCSNIEKFSISVIPANTDNLYYKISFENADERLKPLIACIDIVPVDDIKISNGISVSKNIISNALNKANKFMSSKKVRDISLKIRLVNNQGSLKSECIKIVLDHNSINKILNYNVKSLYVETNNTYLEFNYNSLYTIYNETENDIIINIEKLDKSKLTNSMKKIIYKRPVYNYSVYYNMVINGRKAVSYINDFDFKDVEIGIKYDMNSSIIDKIDKLRGLVKDNNRRQDSIFFVIIDDNNRVVYCKNYDYEENSKYFILKTDKLGIVGLGRNNNSKCYRDTVNHWAEIDIDFMIELGIFSGYNNDTFLPNNEMTRGMFVTVLGRLARLYLDVDVDLEGSVKSGFEDVDENKYYTPYIEWAVKANIATGVGNNNFSPDKPITREEMSVMMYKFAQYSGYEIPVMSEKYLFNDVNNFSNWSKEAIFAMQQAGIINGTGNFKFKPKGTATRAQVSAVLRRFMEIIIYK, from the coding sequence ATGAAATTAATTATTAAAATCATTGGTTTTTTTCTTACTATAACTATACTTAGCGGTATCTTAAATATTTATGCTGATGAGAAAACTATTACTGAAAAAACAGTAGTTATTCTTCAAATTAATAATGAAGAAAGTACTAAAGAGTTTTGTACACTAGGTGATGCTATTAATTATATTAATGAGAAGGATAACATTGATAACGCAATTATTAGCATAATAAGGGATTGTTATGTAGATGAAACATTGAAAGTTAATCCTTATAAGAATATTCAAGTTGTAGCTAAAGGCAATAGAAAAATTTACAGACAAATAAATAAGGATACACAAAACACAGTATTTTGGGGTGCTTTATTTGAAACCGAAAAATTTAGTACCTTAACTTTTGGAAAAATTGGTGGTATGGGAGATGGAAATGCTTTAGTTATTGATGGAGGAGCAGAATGGGATGATAGTAATTTGTCTGTCAATAACTCAATAAAATCAGAAGAAGCATTGATAAAGCTCAGTCATGGGATTATTAATTTATATGATGGTGTTAAAATTCAAAATAATCATAATGTAACATCGTATGGAGGAGCTATATATGTGCAAAATGGAATTTTAAATATGTATGGTGGTTCTATAGAAAATAACTGTAGTTCATTTGGTGGTGCAATTTTTATTGATAATGGTGATTTAAACTTATTTGGTGGAAAAATAATTAGTAATAAATCAATTAAATTAGGCAATGTATTTGTCAAATTTGGCGCATCTTTAGCTATAAAAGGAAAAATAAGTATTATTGATAATATAGACAATGAAAATGTTTATTTGGAGAACACCTATATAAATATTGTAGGTAAAATAGATGGAACAATAGGTATTTCTTCGTCTAAAAGAACATTAAGTACTTTGTTAGTTTATGCAAAAGATGAACAGTATCTTGATATAGAAAAATTTATATATGATTCGGATCTAGAAAGCTATGGTATATATGTTTTCAACGACAATACTATAAGAATTGGTGCAAAAACAAAAATATTTTTTGATATGCCAACATTAAATATTTTTGAATACAATGAAAAAGTACCTAATATCAGTTATTACATAAAGGAATATAGTGAATTAAGTGGTAAAATAATCAACCTACCTAAATGTGAAGTTAATTTCTACGAACGTGATGGAAATATTATTGGAAAAAAACTAGAAAACGCACCTTTGCAAGTTGGGGATTATTATGTTGAAATTATATATAAAGGTAGTACTTTATTTGGTTATAGCCCATGCTCAAATATAGAAAAGTTTTCAATTTCAGTGATTCCTGCTAATACAGATAATCTATATTATAAAATTAGCTTTGAAAATGCAGATGAAAGGCTTAAACCTTTGATTGCATGTATAGATATAGTACCGGTTGATGATATTAAAATAAGCAATGGTATTAGTGTATCAAAAAATATAATATCAAACGCATTGAACAAGGCAAATAAATTTATGTCAAGCAAAAAAGTTAGAGATATTTCGTTAAAAATTAGACTTGTTAACAATCAAGGAAGTCTAAAAAGCGAATGTATAAAAATAGTTTTAGATCATAATTCTATTAACAAAATTTTAAATTATAATGTCAAATCATTGTATGTTGAAACTAATAATACTTATTTAGAATTTAACTATAACTCGTTGTATACTATTTATAATGAAACTGAAAATGATATCATAATAAATATTGAAAAACTTGATAAGAGTAAGCTTACTAATTCTATGAAAAAAATTATCTACAAAAGACCTGTATATAATTACTCCGTTTATTACAATATGGTAATAAATGGAAGAAAAGCAGTTTCGTATATTAATGATTTTGATTTTAAAGACGTTGAAATTGGAATAAAATACGATATGAATTCTTCAATAATAGACAAAATTGATAAATTGAGAGGCTTAGTAAAAGATAATAATAGAAGACAGGATAGTATATTTTTTGTAATAATAGATGATAATAATAGAGTAGTTTATTGTAAAAATTATGATTATGAAGAAAATAGTAAATACTTTATTTTGAAAACAGATAAACTAGGAATAGTAGGTCTTGGTAGAAATAATAATTCAAAATGCTACCGAGATACCGTTAATCATTGGGCAGAAATAGACATTGATTTTATGATAGAATTAGGTATTTTCTCAGGGTATAATAATGACACATTTTTACCAAATAACGAAATGACAAGAGGAATGTTTGTAACAGTTTTAGGAAGACTTGCAAGGTTATATCTTGATGTAGATGTAGATTTAGAAGGATCTGTTAAAAGTGGTTTTGAAGATGTTGACGAAAACAAATATTATACACCATATATTGAATGGGCAGTTAAAGCCAATATTGCTACTGGTGTAGGAAATAATAATTTTTCACCTGATAAACCAATTACTAGAGAAGAAATGTCAGTAATGATGTATAAATTTGCACAATATTCAGGATATGAAATACCAGTTATGAGCGAAAAATATTTATTTAATGATGTTAACAATTTTAGTAATTGGTCAAAAGAAGCTATATTTGCAATGCAGCAAGCTGGAATAATTAATGGTACTGGTAATTTTAAATTTAAACCTAAAGGAACAGCTACAAGGGCACAGGTGAGTGCAGTTTTGCGTAGATTTATGGAAATTATAATTTATAAATAA
- a CDS encoding helix-turn-helix domain-containing protein, whose translation MKASENSINPLEYVHDILKGKWKTVILWQLRFRSGATTFQLKRSIKGISEKMLLEQLNELRLYGLVGKKNFVNEPFKVEYYLTEDKGKKLIKAFEIMEELGQEYVDGFKNE comes from the coding sequence ATGAAAGCAAGTGAAAACAGTATCAATCCTTTAGAATATGTACATGATATTTTAAAAGGTAAATGGAAAACAGTTATTCTTTGGCAACTTAGATTTAGATCAGGCGCCACAACTTTTCAATTGAAAAGGAGTATAAAAGGAATTAGTGAAAAAATGCTATTAGAACAACTGAACGAGCTAAGATTATATGGTTTAGTAGGTAAAAAAAACTTTGTTAACGAACCTTTTAAAGTAGAATACTATTTAACAGAAGATAAGGGTAAAAAATTAATTAAAGCATTTGAGATAATGGAAGAATTAGGTCAAGAGTATGTAGATGGATTTAAAAATGAGTAA
- the deoC gene encoding deoxyribose-phosphate aldolase → MKYDNILKIVDHTLLAQTSTWDEIKALCDDGMKYKTASVCIPPYFVKQAKDYVVDELPICTVIGFPNGYMTTSTKVFETKDAVHNGADEIDMVINIGMLKDKKYDEILVEINQIKEACNGKLLKVIIETCLLTDEEIIKMCEIVTKSNAEYIKTSTGFSTSGATFDAVKLMRNHVGKDVKVKAAGGIKTLEDAEKFIELGADRLGTSRVVKIVKSL, encoded by the coding sequence ATGAAATATGATAACATTTTAAAAATTGTAGACCATACATTACTTGCTCAAACATCTACTTGGGATGAAATCAAAGCATTGTGTGATGATGGAATGAAATATAAAACTGCTTCAGTTTGTATTCCTCCATATTTTGTAAAACAAGCTAAGGATTATGTAGTTGATGAATTACCTATATGTACTGTAATTGGTTTTCCAAATGGATATATGACGACATCAACAAAAGTTTTTGAAACTAAGGATGCTGTTCATAATGGTGCTGACGAAATAGATATGGTTATAAATATAGGAATGTTAAAAGATAAAAAATATGATGAAATACTTGTTGAAATTAATCAAATTAAAGAAGCATGCAATGGAAAATTGTTAAAGGTAATAATTGAAACATGTTTGCTAACAGATGAAGAAATAATTAAAATGTGTGAAATTGTTACTAAATCTAATGCAGAATATATCAAAACTTCTACTGGATTTTCAACAAGTGGAGCAACTTTTGATGCAGTTAAATTGATGCGTAACCATGTTGGAAAAGATGTAAAAGTAAAAGCTGCTGGTGGAATTAAAACATTAGAAGATGCTGAAAAATTTATTGAACTTGGTGCTGATAGACTAGGTACTAGTAGAGTAGTAAAAATAGTTAAAAGTTTATAA
- the udp gene encoding uridine phosphorylase — protein MQKYSGEEGLQYHLVIKKGDVGRYVIMPGDPKRCKKIAAYFEDAKLIADNREYITYTGFLDGEKVSVTSTGIGGPSASIALEELVNCGADTFIRVGTCGGMDINVKGGDIVVATGAIRMEGTSKEYAPIEFPAVSNLNVTNALVKAAKNLNYNYHTGVVECKDAFYGQHEPETKPVSYELMNKWDAWLRMGCLASEMESAALFIVGAHKRVRVGSNFLVVANQERQKKGLDNPIVHDTDSAIKVGIEALRILIKEDKSNK, from the coding sequence ATGCAAAAATATTCGGGAGAAGAAGGTTTACAGTATCATTTAGTTATCAAAAAAGGTGATGTTGGAAGATATGTTATTATGCCTGGTGACCCTAAGAGATGTAAAAAAATCGCAGCATATTTTGAAGATGCAAAATTAATTGCTGATAATAGAGAATATATAACATATACAGGATTTTTAGATGGAGAAAAGGTTAGTGTTACTTCAACAGGAATTGGTGGACCATCAGCTTCCATAGCTTTAGAGGAGCTTGTTAATTGTGGTGCTGATACTTTTATTAGAGTTGGAACATGTGGAGGTATGGACATAAATGTTAAAGGTGGAGATATAGTTGTTGCTACTGGAGCAATTCGTATGGAAGGAACTTCTAAAGAATATGCCCCAATAGAGTTTCCTGCAGTTTCAAATTTAAATGTAACAAATGCACTTGTTAAAGCTGCTAAAAATTTAAATTATAATTATCATACAGGTGTAGTGGAATGTAAGGATGCTTTTTATGGACAGCATGAACCAGAAACTAAGCCTGTTAGCTATGAGCTTATGAACAAATGGGATGCATGGTTAAGAATGGGATGCTTAGCTTCAGAGATGGAATCAGCTGCTCTTTTTATTGTTGGTGCTCATAAAAGGGTAAGGGTAGGTTCGAATTTTTTAGTTGTTGCTAATCAAGAAAGACAAAAAAAGGGATTAGATAATCCAATAGTTCATGATACGGACTCTGCTATAAAGGTAGGAATTGAGGCTTTAAGAATTTTAATTAAAGAAGATAAATCTAATAAATAA